The Aestuariibaculum lutulentum genome segment TACAGGCAGACAATTAACACAATCTCAAGTTAATAAAATTTTACCCGATAAAATCCTATCTGAAACCAATAAACTAATTAAAGCCAAAGAAATCTATAATTTTATTCAGAAAAACTACAATTGCAATGGAGTTAACAATATCGTTGAAGATTTTTCCCTAAATAACGTTATTGACAATAAATCTGGCAATGCTCAATCCATAAATCTATTACTATTAAATGCATTAAATGAAGCCGGTATAAAAGCTAAACCTGTAATATTATCTACAAGAGATAACGGGTTAGTTTCAAAAATCAACTTCGATTTATCTGATTTCAATTATTTGCTTGTTGAAGTCGAACTTAATAAAAAGACGTATTTGTTAGACGCTTCAAATCCCTATTTAGCCTTTGGTGAAATCCCTTTTAAATGCCTTAACCAATATGGTATGCGCCTAAACTCTAAAAACAATAATGAATGGATAGATATCGATCCCCTTTTTACAACAAATCAACTATACAATTTAGAAATCAATATTGATAAGGACCAGAATGTAAAAGGAACTGTAGCCTGTAAAAAAACTGGGTATCATGCCTTAAATTCTAAACAAAATTATTTTAACGACGAGCCATCGTACTTTAAGAATTTAACAGAAAGTTTTCCTGATAAAACAATTTCAGATTTTGCAGTTAGCACTTTAAAAGAGGATGTAAATCTTAAAGAAACTTACAACATAACTTACACTATTCAAACAGACAATAATACAGTTACTATTAACCCATTCTTGATTAAATATCTTGATGACATCCCTTTAAAATCAGAAAACAGAATATACCCCATAAACTTTGGTTTCAAAGATAATTACCTATACATGTTTCAATTAAATTTTAATGACAGCTATTCCATAAAGCAAATTCCTGAAAAATTAATACTGGAATTACCTAACAAAAGTGCAACCATGGTGTTATCAAGCAAAGTAATAGGCAACTCTGTAAATTTAATTTTTAAAATTAATTTTAATCAGGCAATTTACCAACCTGATTATTATCAATCAATTAAAGAATTTATTAATGAATTGATTAGAATTCAAGAAAATTCAAACATTATTCTTGAAAGAAAACAACTATAATTTTATATTTTAGTTTAAAAACAATCACATTTATAACTAAATGACAAAATTTACAACTGCCCTGATTTTACTTTTAAATCTTTATTGTTTTGCTCAAGAAAATTATTACCCTTACAGTTTTAACGTAAAACCTGAAGATGTAAAAGCTGAGGCTTTTTCAAAAGACTCAACTGCAAATGCCTTAATTATTTATGAAAGAGGAAATAGTTATGTAGACAACGAGGATTTTGAATTAAAAACAGAAATAGAATGCAAATTAAAGATTTTAAATCGTGAGGGCTTTGATGAAGCTACCATTGTTATCCCCTTATATAAAAACAAAGACAATTCTCAAAAAGTCTTTAATATAGTAGCATCCACGCATAACATTATTTCTGGTGATAAAATTGAAGAAACAACTTTAAGCAAAAAAGACATTCACAACGAAGAATACAACGAAAACTACAATTTGGTAAAATTCACCTTACCTAACATAAAGGAAGGTTCTGTTATTACTTACAGCTACAAAATTACATCTCCATTCATGTTTAATTATAAAGGATGGAACTTTCAAGGTGACATTCCCAAACTATATAGCGAATACAACACAAGTGTTCCTGCTAACTGGCAATACCACATAAAACTCATAGGTGGTAAAAAATTAATGACTAACGAATCTAAAATTGCTAAACATTGTTTAACAACTTTTAATGGCGGTGTTGCCGACTGTACCATATCTAAATACGCTATGAAAGATATTCCTGCTTTCATAGAAGAAGACTACATGACATCAAAACATAATTATTTAGCTCGTATTGAATACGAATTAAAGAGTTTTAAAAATTTCACTGGAGCTGTAAATCATTATACAAAATCCTGGGATGATGTTGATGATGAACTTAAAAAAGAAAAAAGTGTAGGTCGTCAAATACTAAAATCTATTGATGCCAAAGAATTTCTTCCAGAAACAATTATTAATGAAACTGATATATTAAAAAAGGCTAAAGCTATCTACTTTTTTGTTCAGGAAAATTACACATGGGATGGCAAGTACAGTATTTATAACGATGAGTTGTCTGTAAAAGAATTAATTAAAAACAAATCCGGCAACGTTTCATCTATCAATATTTTACTTCATAATTTACTTGATGCCTCTGGAATAGAGGTAAAACCTATAATCATGTCTACGCGCGAAAATGGTTTTGCTACAAAAGAAATACCTGTAATTTCAGATTTTAACTATTTAACGGTTCAAGCTATTGTCGACAATAACACTTACTTCTTAGATGCTACAGAACGTTATTTAACTTTTGGTGAAATTCCTTTTAGATGTTTAAATGGTTATGCTCGTCTATTAGACTTTAAAAGTGGTAGTTCCTGGATTGATATAAATCCTATAAGAACGACCTATACCATGTACAACACCGAGCTAAATTTTGATGATGAGAAAAACCTGATTGGAGAAGTAAAACGAAAATCGTCTGGATATCATGCCTTGTATTCCAAGGAGCGTTATTTTCCAAATAAAAACTCATACGTAGATGAACTTTCCAATTCACTACCCAACACTGAAATTTCAGACTATAATTTAATCTCTGAAGATAAAACCAGTGATAACTTTTATGAAACCTATAACATCCAGTACAAAACCGAACAAATTGGAGACAACATCTATTTAAATCCCTTTTTTGATAAGTTTACTTCCGAAAATCCCTTTAAACTTCAAGAGCGCACCTACCCGGTTGACTTTGGGTATAGAACAAATT includes the following:
- a CDS encoding DUF3857 domain-containing protein translates to MTRKLIKILTLFISLCGFSQEYYNTQGYDVTFEDLKGSSYEADSEANALIIYESVQVSTDIDFEFKDCIYFIRKVIRKIKILNESGLSNAIHYISLYNNELASEKVENIRVITHNMENNEIIETKLNKDLIKNEKHNKHRSSLILNPQNVKIGSVITYNYTIKSPFLTHLNGWQFQEDIPKLYSKLELSIPENFEYDVKIYGDIYLTDSNTLIKPKCFAIQNTIPTVLANSPYLYIDCFDSYYIMKNIPAFKEEAYTLSKRSSVARIEFELKQFTSVSGKVTDYTKFHKDFDDEVIQSKITGRQLTQSQVNKILPDKILSETNKLIKAKEIYNFIQKNYNCNGVNNIVEDFSLNNVIDNKSGNAQSINLLLLNALNEAGIKAKPVILSTRDNGLVSKINFDLSDFNYLLVEVELNKKTYLLDASNPYLAFGEIPFKCLNQYGMRLNSKNNNEWIDIDPLFTTNQLYNLEINIDKDQNVKGTVACKKTGYHALNSKQNYFNDEPSYFKNLTESFPDKTISDFAVSTLKEDVNLKETYNITYTIQTDNNTVTINPFLIKYLDDIPLKSENRIYPINFGFKDNYLYMFQLNFNDSYSIKQIPEKLILELPNKSATMVLSSKVIGNSVNLIFKINFNQAIYQPDYYQSIKEFINELIRIQENSNIILERKQL
- a CDS encoding transglutaminase domain-containing protein; amino-acid sequence: MTKFTTALILLLNLYCFAQENYYPYSFNVKPEDVKAEAFSKDSTANALIIYERGNSYVDNEDFELKTEIECKLKILNREGFDEATIVIPLYKNKDNSQKVFNIVASTHNIISGDKIEETTLSKKDIHNEEYNENYNLVKFTLPNIKEGSVITYSYKITSPFMFNYKGWNFQGDIPKLYSEYNTSVPANWQYHIKLIGGKKLMTNESKIAKHCLTTFNGGVADCTISKYAMKDIPAFIEEDYMTSKHNYLARIEYELKSFKNFTGAVNHYTKSWDDVDDELKKEKSVGRQILKSIDAKEFLPETIINETDILKKAKAIYFFVQENYTWDGKYSIYNDELSVKELIKNKSGNVSSINILLHNLLDASGIEVKPIIMSTRENGFATKEIPVISDFNYLTVQAIVDNNTYFLDATERYLTFGEIPFRCLNGYARLLDFKSGSSWIDINPIRTTYTMYNTELNFDDEKNLIGEVKRKSSGYHALYSKERYFPNKNSYVDELSNSLPNTEISDYNLISEDKTSDNFYETYNIQYKTEQIGDNIYLNPFFDKFTSENPFKLQERTYPVDFGYRTNYMYSFKINLGDKYTLLEKPQDTNLSLPSNSGQLIFTSELVDNSINLILKFNLKSPAYPPEFYPYLKEIFNKLVDIQQNSIFVLKSNS